The following are encoded together in the Vigna angularis cultivar LongXiaoDou No.4 chromosome 9, ASM1680809v1, whole genome shotgun sequence genome:
- the LOC108346309 gene encoding probable LRR receptor-like serine/threonine-protein kinase At5g48740 isoform X1: MDLRDAKVGFFLFCSFCLVTFSEQDGFFSLSCGGRTSFRDSSNISWVPDTTYVTTGKTTTITYSDGSNSLNISARFFPNSRRRKCYRIPVNNSTTLVLVRAKFVYKNYDGLGKPPKFYVSIGTSIAAAINLAEDDPWSEEFLWTVNMDTLSFCLIAMPEGASPVISSLEIRPLPQGAYTNGMTDFPNKLLKKSYRIDCGHSKDSIRYPLDPFDRIWDADRSFTPFHVAIGFKIQLSFRQSSLVEEPPVVVLQTGRVLARSNTLTYNLPLDALGDYYIILYFAGILPVFPSFDVLINGELVKSNYKINGSETSALYITRKGIGSLNITLKSISFYPQINAFEVYKMVDIPNDASSTTVSALQVIQQSTGLDLGWQDDPCLPSPWEKIHCEGSLVTSLDLSDINLRSISPTFGDLLDLKILDLHNTSLTGEIQNLDGLQHLEKLNLSFNQLTSIGADLQNLINLQILDLQNNSLMGTVPDSLGELEDLHLLNLENNKLQGPLPQSLNKETLEIRTSGNLCLTFSTTSCDDDASSSNPPIEAPQVTVVPQKKHNVHNNLAIILATVGGAIIAFLLMCISVLIYKTKQHYEASHTSRGEMDTRNWGAAKVFSYKEIKVSTRNFKEIIGKGSFGSVYLGKLPEGKSVAVKVRFDRSQLGADSFINEVNLLSKIRHQNLVSLEGFCHERKHQILVYEYLPGGSLADHLYGCQKISLSWVRRLKIAVDAAKGLDYLHNGSEPRIIHRDVKCSNILLDMEMNGKVCDLGLSKQVTQADATHVTTVVKGTAGYLDPEYYSTQQLTEKSDVYSFGVVLLELICGREPLTHSGNPDSFNLVLWAKPYLQAGAYEIVDEDIRGSFDPLSMKKAAFIAIESVHRDASQRPSIAEVLTELKEAYDIQLRFLESCENEN, from the exons ATGGACTTGAGGGACGCAAAAGTTGGCTTCTTTCTGTTTTGTAGTTTCTGTCTTGTCACTTTCTCTGAACAAGATG GTTTCTTTAGTCTTTCTTGTGGTGGAAGAACCAGTTTCAGGGATTCATCTAACATTTCGTGGGTACCAGACACCACCTACGTAACCACAGGAAAGACTACTACCATCACATACAGTGATGGTTCCAACTCACTGAACATctcagctcggttcttcccaaATTCTAGAAGGCGAAAATGTTACAGAATACCAGTGAACAATTCAACTACTTTGGTTCTTGTTAGAGCAAAATTTGTGTACAAGAACTATGATGGACTTGGGAAACCCCCTAAGTTCTATGTTTCAATTGGGACATCTATTGCAGCCGCCATAAATCTTGCTGAAGATGATCCATGGAGTGAAGAGTTTTTATGGACAGTCAACATGGATACACTGTCATTCTGCTTAATTGCAATGCCTGAAGGGGCTTCACCTGTAATTTCTTCTCTTGAAATCAGACCACTTCCTCAGGGAGCCTACACAAATGGTATGACAGATTTTCCTAACAAGTTGCTTAAGAAGAGTTATAGAATTGATTGTGGGCACTCAAAGGATTCCATAAG GTATCCTTTGGATCCATTTGATAGAATATGGGATGCTGATAGAAGTTTCACACCCTTTCATGTTGCCATTGGGTTTAAGATTCAACTTAGCTTCAGACAGTCTAGTCTTGTAGAAGAACCACCAGTTGTTGTTCTTCAAACTGGGAGAGTTTTGGCAAGAAGTAATACTCTGACATACAACCTCCCTCTTGATGCATTAGGGGACTACTACATCATCCTCTACTTTGCAGGGATTCTTCCTGTCTTCCCCTCATTTGATGTTCTTATAAATGGAGAACTAGTAAAATCAAACTACAAAATAAATGGCTCTGAAACCAGTGCTTTATACATAACGCGAAAGGGAATTGGGAGCTTGAATATAACATTAAAGAGTATCAGCTTTTATCCTCAGATCAATGCATTTGAGGTTTATAAGATGGTTGATATTCCAAATGATGCCTCATCAACCACAG TTTCAGCACTGCAGGTTATTCAGCAGTCCACTGGATTGGATCTTGGATGGCAGGATGATCCATGTCTGCCTTCCCCATGGGAGAAAATTCACTGTGAAGGAAGCCTTGTTACATCATT GGATCTTTCAGACATAAATTTGAGATCCATTAGTCCTACATTTGGTGACTTGTTAGACCtcaaaatatt GGATTTGCACAACACATCACTTACTGGTGAAATACAGAATTTGGATGGCTTGCAGCATCTTGAGAAACT GAACTTAAGTTTCAATCAGTTAACATCTATTGGTGCAGACCTCCAGAACTTGATTAACCTTCAAATATT AGACTTGCAGAACAATAGTTTAATGGGAACAGTACCTGATAGCTTGGGAGAGTTAGAGGACCTCCACTTACT GAATCTGGAAAACAACAAACTACAAGGTCCTCTGCCACAGTCTTTGAACAAAGAAACATTGGAGATCAG GACATCTGGTAATTTGTGTCTTACCTTTTCCACAACATCATGTGATGATGATGCATCATCATCCAATCCTCCAATTGAAGCACCACAAGTTACTGTAGTTCCTCAGAAGAAGCACAATGTACATAACAATCTAGCAATCATACTAGCCACGGTTGGAGGAGCCATAATAGCCTTTCTCTTAATGTGTATTTCAGTATTGATATACAAGACCAAACAACACTATGAAGCCTCCCACACATCAA GAGGAGAAATGGATACGAGGAACTGGGGTGCTGCAAAAGTATTTTCCTACAAAGAAATCAAAGTATCTACAAGAAACTTCAAGGAAATCATAGGAAAGGGTAGTTTTGGATCTGTTTATCTTGGTAAACTTCCAGAAGGAAAATCTGTAGCTGTCAAAGTTCGTTTTGACAGATCTCAACTGGGTGCTGATTCATTCATCAATGAG GTTAATCTTTTATCAAAAATCCGGCATCAAAATCTTGTGTCTTTGGAAGGATTTTGTCATGAAAGAAAGCATCAGATATTGGTTTATGAGTACTTGCCTGGGGGATCCCTGGCTGATCATCTCTATG gTTGTCAAAAAATTTCCTTAAGCTGGGTGAGAAGGCTGAAAATTGCTGTTGATGCAGCAAAAG GTTTGGACTATTTGCACAATGGAAGTGAACCAAGAATCATACATCGTGATGTGAAGTGCAGTAACATCCTCTTGGACATGGAAATGAATGGCAAGGTCTGTGACTTAGGTCTCTCTAAGCAAGTAACTCAAGCAGATGCAACTCATGTCACCACTGTTGTTAAGGGCACTGCTGGTTACCTTGATCCAGA GTATTATTCCACTCAACAGTTGACAGAGAAAAGTGATGTATATAGCTTTGGAGTTGTTCTTTTGGAACTCATTTGTGGGAGAGAGCCATTGACTCACTCTGGAAACCCTGATTCATTCAACTTGGTGTTATGG GCCAAACCATACTTGCAGGCTGGTGCATATGAGATAGTGGATGAAGACATAAGAGGAAGTTTTGATCCCTTGAGTATGAAGAAAGCAGCTTTCATTGCTATAGAGTCAGTGCACAGGGATGCATCACAGAGGCCATCTATTGCAGAGGTATTGACAGAGCTAAAGGAAGCCTACGATATTCAGCTCAGATTCCTTGAATCATGTGAAAATGAGAATTGA
- the LOC108346309 gene encoding probable LRR receptor-like serine/threonine-protein kinase At5g48740 isoform X2, which yields MDLRDAKVGFFLFCSFCLVTFSEQDGFFSLSCGGRTSFRDSSNISWVPDTTYVTTGKTTTITYSDGSNSLNISARFFPNSRRRKCYRIPVNNSTTLVLVRAKFVYKNYDGLGKPPKFYVSIGTSIAAAINLAEDDPWSEEFLWTVNMDTLSFCLIAMPEGASPVISSLEIRPLPQGAYTNGMTDFPNKLLKKSYRIDCGHSKDSIRYPLDPFDRIWDADRSFTPFHVAIGFKIQLSFRQSSLVEEPPVVVLQTGRVLARSNTLTYNLPLDALGDYYIILYFAGILPVFPSFDVLINGELVKSNYKINGSETSALYITRKGIGSLNITLKSISFYPQINAFEVYKMVDIPNDASSTTALQVIQQSTGLDLGWQDDPCLPSPWEKIHCEGSLVTSLDLSDINLRSISPTFGDLLDLKILDLHNTSLTGEIQNLDGLQHLEKLNLSFNQLTSIGADLQNLINLQILDLQNNSLMGTVPDSLGELEDLHLLNLENNKLQGPLPQSLNKETLEIRTSGNLCLTFSTTSCDDDASSSNPPIEAPQVTVVPQKKHNVHNNLAIILATVGGAIIAFLLMCISVLIYKTKQHYEASHTSRGEMDTRNWGAAKVFSYKEIKVSTRNFKEIIGKGSFGSVYLGKLPEGKSVAVKVRFDRSQLGADSFINEVNLLSKIRHQNLVSLEGFCHERKHQILVYEYLPGGSLADHLYGCQKISLSWVRRLKIAVDAAKGLDYLHNGSEPRIIHRDVKCSNILLDMEMNGKVCDLGLSKQVTQADATHVTTVVKGTAGYLDPEYYSTQQLTEKSDVYSFGVVLLELICGREPLTHSGNPDSFNLVLWAKPYLQAGAYEIVDEDIRGSFDPLSMKKAAFIAIESVHRDASQRPSIAEVLTELKEAYDIQLRFLESCENEN from the exons ATGGACTTGAGGGACGCAAAAGTTGGCTTCTTTCTGTTTTGTAGTTTCTGTCTTGTCACTTTCTCTGAACAAGATG GTTTCTTTAGTCTTTCTTGTGGTGGAAGAACCAGTTTCAGGGATTCATCTAACATTTCGTGGGTACCAGACACCACCTACGTAACCACAGGAAAGACTACTACCATCACATACAGTGATGGTTCCAACTCACTGAACATctcagctcggttcttcccaaATTCTAGAAGGCGAAAATGTTACAGAATACCAGTGAACAATTCAACTACTTTGGTTCTTGTTAGAGCAAAATTTGTGTACAAGAACTATGATGGACTTGGGAAACCCCCTAAGTTCTATGTTTCAATTGGGACATCTATTGCAGCCGCCATAAATCTTGCTGAAGATGATCCATGGAGTGAAGAGTTTTTATGGACAGTCAACATGGATACACTGTCATTCTGCTTAATTGCAATGCCTGAAGGGGCTTCACCTGTAATTTCTTCTCTTGAAATCAGACCACTTCCTCAGGGAGCCTACACAAATGGTATGACAGATTTTCCTAACAAGTTGCTTAAGAAGAGTTATAGAATTGATTGTGGGCACTCAAAGGATTCCATAAG GTATCCTTTGGATCCATTTGATAGAATATGGGATGCTGATAGAAGTTTCACACCCTTTCATGTTGCCATTGGGTTTAAGATTCAACTTAGCTTCAGACAGTCTAGTCTTGTAGAAGAACCACCAGTTGTTGTTCTTCAAACTGGGAGAGTTTTGGCAAGAAGTAATACTCTGACATACAACCTCCCTCTTGATGCATTAGGGGACTACTACATCATCCTCTACTTTGCAGGGATTCTTCCTGTCTTCCCCTCATTTGATGTTCTTATAAATGGAGAACTAGTAAAATCAAACTACAAAATAAATGGCTCTGAAACCAGTGCTTTATACATAACGCGAAAGGGAATTGGGAGCTTGAATATAACATTAAAGAGTATCAGCTTTTATCCTCAGATCAATGCATTTGAGGTTTATAAGATGGTTGATATTCCAAATGATGCCTCATCAACCACAG CACTGCAGGTTATTCAGCAGTCCACTGGATTGGATCTTGGATGGCAGGATGATCCATGTCTGCCTTCCCCATGGGAGAAAATTCACTGTGAAGGAAGCCTTGTTACATCATT GGATCTTTCAGACATAAATTTGAGATCCATTAGTCCTACATTTGGTGACTTGTTAGACCtcaaaatatt GGATTTGCACAACACATCACTTACTGGTGAAATACAGAATTTGGATGGCTTGCAGCATCTTGAGAAACT GAACTTAAGTTTCAATCAGTTAACATCTATTGGTGCAGACCTCCAGAACTTGATTAACCTTCAAATATT AGACTTGCAGAACAATAGTTTAATGGGAACAGTACCTGATAGCTTGGGAGAGTTAGAGGACCTCCACTTACT GAATCTGGAAAACAACAAACTACAAGGTCCTCTGCCACAGTCTTTGAACAAAGAAACATTGGAGATCAG GACATCTGGTAATTTGTGTCTTACCTTTTCCACAACATCATGTGATGATGATGCATCATCATCCAATCCTCCAATTGAAGCACCACAAGTTACTGTAGTTCCTCAGAAGAAGCACAATGTACATAACAATCTAGCAATCATACTAGCCACGGTTGGAGGAGCCATAATAGCCTTTCTCTTAATGTGTATTTCAGTATTGATATACAAGACCAAACAACACTATGAAGCCTCCCACACATCAA GAGGAGAAATGGATACGAGGAACTGGGGTGCTGCAAAAGTATTTTCCTACAAAGAAATCAAAGTATCTACAAGAAACTTCAAGGAAATCATAGGAAAGGGTAGTTTTGGATCTGTTTATCTTGGTAAACTTCCAGAAGGAAAATCTGTAGCTGTCAAAGTTCGTTTTGACAGATCTCAACTGGGTGCTGATTCATTCATCAATGAG GTTAATCTTTTATCAAAAATCCGGCATCAAAATCTTGTGTCTTTGGAAGGATTTTGTCATGAAAGAAAGCATCAGATATTGGTTTATGAGTACTTGCCTGGGGGATCCCTGGCTGATCATCTCTATG gTTGTCAAAAAATTTCCTTAAGCTGGGTGAGAAGGCTGAAAATTGCTGTTGATGCAGCAAAAG GTTTGGACTATTTGCACAATGGAAGTGAACCAAGAATCATACATCGTGATGTGAAGTGCAGTAACATCCTCTTGGACATGGAAATGAATGGCAAGGTCTGTGACTTAGGTCTCTCTAAGCAAGTAACTCAAGCAGATGCAACTCATGTCACCACTGTTGTTAAGGGCACTGCTGGTTACCTTGATCCAGA GTATTATTCCACTCAACAGTTGACAGAGAAAAGTGATGTATATAGCTTTGGAGTTGTTCTTTTGGAACTCATTTGTGGGAGAGAGCCATTGACTCACTCTGGAAACCCTGATTCATTCAACTTGGTGTTATGG GCCAAACCATACTTGCAGGCTGGTGCATATGAGATAGTGGATGAAGACATAAGAGGAAGTTTTGATCCCTTGAGTATGAAGAAAGCAGCTTTCATTGCTATAGAGTCAGTGCACAGGGATGCATCACAGAGGCCATCTATTGCAGAGGTATTGACAGAGCTAAAGGAAGCCTACGATATTCAGCTCAGATTCCTTGAATCATGTGAAAATGAGAATTGA
- the LOC108346309 gene encoding probable LRR receptor-like serine/threonine-protein kinase At5g48740 isoform X4: MDLRDAKVGFFLFCSFCLVTFSEQDGFFSLSCGGRTSFRDSSNISWVPDTTYVTTGKTTTITYSDGSNSLNISARFFPNSRRRKCYRIPVNNSTTLVLVRAKFVYKNYDGLGKPPKFYVSIGTSIAAAINLAEDDPWSEEFLWTVNMDTLSFCLIAMPEGASPVISSLEIRPLPQGAYTNVSALQVIQQSTGLDLGWQDDPCLPSPWEKIHCEGSLVTSLDLSDINLRSISPTFGDLLDLKILDLHNTSLTGEIQNLDGLQHLEKLNLSFNQLTSIGADLQNLINLQILDLQNNSLMGTVPDSLGELEDLHLLNLENNKLQGPLPQSLNKETLEIRTSGNLCLTFSTTSCDDDASSSNPPIEAPQVTVVPQKKHNVHNNLAIILATVGGAIIAFLLMCISVLIYKTKQHYEASHTSRGEMDTRNWGAAKVFSYKEIKVSTRNFKEIIGKGSFGSVYLGKLPEGKSVAVKVRFDRSQLGADSFINEVNLLSKIRHQNLVSLEGFCHERKHQILVYEYLPGGSLADHLYGCQKISLSWVRRLKIAVDAAKGLDYLHNGSEPRIIHRDVKCSNILLDMEMNGKVCDLGLSKQVTQADATHVTTVVKGTAGYLDPEYYSTQQLTEKSDVYSFGVVLLELICGREPLTHSGNPDSFNLVLWAKPYLQAGAYEIVDEDIRGSFDPLSMKKAAFIAIESVHRDASQRPSIAEVLTELKEAYDIQLRFLESCENEN; this comes from the exons ATGGACTTGAGGGACGCAAAAGTTGGCTTCTTTCTGTTTTGTAGTTTCTGTCTTGTCACTTTCTCTGAACAAGATG GTTTCTTTAGTCTTTCTTGTGGTGGAAGAACCAGTTTCAGGGATTCATCTAACATTTCGTGGGTACCAGACACCACCTACGTAACCACAGGAAAGACTACTACCATCACATACAGTGATGGTTCCAACTCACTGAACATctcagctcggttcttcccaaATTCTAGAAGGCGAAAATGTTACAGAATACCAGTGAACAATTCAACTACTTTGGTTCTTGTTAGAGCAAAATTTGTGTACAAGAACTATGATGGACTTGGGAAACCCCCTAAGTTCTATGTTTCAATTGGGACATCTATTGCAGCCGCCATAAATCTTGCTGAAGATGATCCATGGAGTGAAGAGTTTTTATGGACAGTCAACATGGATACACTGTCATTCTGCTTAATTGCAATGCCTGAAGGGGCTTCACCTGTAATTTCTTCTCTTGAAATCAGACCACTTCCTCAGGGAGCCTACACAAATG TTTCAGCACTGCAGGTTATTCAGCAGTCCACTGGATTGGATCTTGGATGGCAGGATGATCCATGTCTGCCTTCCCCATGGGAGAAAATTCACTGTGAAGGAAGCCTTGTTACATCATT GGATCTTTCAGACATAAATTTGAGATCCATTAGTCCTACATTTGGTGACTTGTTAGACCtcaaaatatt GGATTTGCACAACACATCACTTACTGGTGAAATACAGAATTTGGATGGCTTGCAGCATCTTGAGAAACT GAACTTAAGTTTCAATCAGTTAACATCTATTGGTGCAGACCTCCAGAACTTGATTAACCTTCAAATATT AGACTTGCAGAACAATAGTTTAATGGGAACAGTACCTGATAGCTTGGGAGAGTTAGAGGACCTCCACTTACT GAATCTGGAAAACAACAAACTACAAGGTCCTCTGCCACAGTCTTTGAACAAAGAAACATTGGAGATCAG GACATCTGGTAATTTGTGTCTTACCTTTTCCACAACATCATGTGATGATGATGCATCATCATCCAATCCTCCAATTGAAGCACCACAAGTTACTGTAGTTCCTCAGAAGAAGCACAATGTACATAACAATCTAGCAATCATACTAGCCACGGTTGGAGGAGCCATAATAGCCTTTCTCTTAATGTGTATTTCAGTATTGATATACAAGACCAAACAACACTATGAAGCCTCCCACACATCAA GAGGAGAAATGGATACGAGGAACTGGGGTGCTGCAAAAGTATTTTCCTACAAAGAAATCAAAGTATCTACAAGAAACTTCAAGGAAATCATAGGAAAGGGTAGTTTTGGATCTGTTTATCTTGGTAAACTTCCAGAAGGAAAATCTGTAGCTGTCAAAGTTCGTTTTGACAGATCTCAACTGGGTGCTGATTCATTCATCAATGAG GTTAATCTTTTATCAAAAATCCGGCATCAAAATCTTGTGTCTTTGGAAGGATTTTGTCATGAAAGAAAGCATCAGATATTGGTTTATGAGTACTTGCCTGGGGGATCCCTGGCTGATCATCTCTATG gTTGTCAAAAAATTTCCTTAAGCTGGGTGAGAAGGCTGAAAATTGCTGTTGATGCAGCAAAAG GTTTGGACTATTTGCACAATGGAAGTGAACCAAGAATCATACATCGTGATGTGAAGTGCAGTAACATCCTCTTGGACATGGAAATGAATGGCAAGGTCTGTGACTTAGGTCTCTCTAAGCAAGTAACTCAAGCAGATGCAACTCATGTCACCACTGTTGTTAAGGGCACTGCTGGTTACCTTGATCCAGA GTATTATTCCACTCAACAGTTGACAGAGAAAAGTGATGTATATAGCTTTGGAGTTGTTCTTTTGGAACTCATTTGTGGGAGAGAGCCATTGACTCACTCTGGAAACCCTGATTCATTCAACTTGGTGTTATGG GCCAAACCATACTTGCAGGCTGGTGCATATGAGATAGTGGATGAAGACATAAGAGGAAGTTTTGATCCCTTGAGTATGAAGAAAGCAGCTTTCATTGCTATAGAGTCAGTGCACAGGGATGCATCACAGAGGCCATCTATTGCAGAGGTATTGACAGAGCTAAAGGAAGCCTACGATATTCAGCTCAGATTCCTTGAATCATGTGAAAATGAGAATTGA
- the LOC108346309 gene encoding probable LRR receptor-like serine/threonine-protein kinase At5g48740 isoform X3, with protein sequence MDLRDAKVGFFLFCSFCLVTFSEQDGFFSLSCGGRTSFRDSSNISWVPDTTYVTTGKTTTITYSDGSNSLNISARFFPNSRRRKCYRIPVNNSTTLVLVRAKFVYKNYDGLGKPPKFYVSIGTSIAAAINLAEDDPWSEEFLWTVNMDTLSFCLIAMPEGASPVISSLEIRPLPQGAYTNGMTDFPNKLLKKSYRIDCGHSKDSIRYPLDPFDRIWDADRSFTPFHVAIGFKIQLSFRQSSLVEEPPVVVLQTGRVLARSNTLTYNLPLDALGDYYIILYFAGILPVFPSFDVLINGELVKSNYKINGSETSALYITRKGIGSLNITLKSISFYPQINAFEVYKMVDIPNDASSTTVSALQVIQQSTGLDLGWQDDPCLPSPWEKIHCEGSLVTSLDLSDINLRSISPTFGDLLDLKILDLHNTSLTGEIQNLDGLQHLEKLNLSFNQLTSIGADLQNLINLQILNLENNKLQGPLPQSLNKETLEIRTSGNLCLTFSTTSCDDDASSSNPPIEAPQVTVVPQKKHNVHNNLAIILATVGGAIIAFLLMCISVLIYKTKQHYEASHTSRGEMDTRNWGAAKVFSYKEIKVSTRNFKEIIGKGSFGSVYLGKLPEGKSVAVKVRFDRSQLGADSFINEVNLLSKIRHQNLVSLEGFCHERKHQILVYEYLPGGSLADHLYGCQKISLSWVRRLKIAVDAAKGLDYLHNGSEPRIIHRDVKCSNILLDMEMNGKVCDLGLSKQVTQADATHVTTVVKGTAGYLDPEYYSTQQLTEKSDVYSFGVVLLELICGREPLTHSGNPDSFNLVLWAKPYLQAGAYEIVDEDIRGSFDPLSMKKAAFIAIESVHRDASQRPSIAEVLTELKEAYDIQLRFLESCENEN encoded by the exons ATGGACTTGAGGGACGCAAAAGTTGGCTTCTTTCTGTTTTGTAGTTTCTGTCTTGTCACTTTCTCTGAACAAGATG GTTTCTTTAGTCTTTCTTGTGGTGGAAGAACCAGTTTCAGGGATTCATCTAACATTTCGTGGGTACCAGACACCACCTACGTAACCACAGGAAAGACTACTACCATCACATACAGTGATGGTTCCAACTCACTGAACATctcagctcggttcttcccaaATTCTAGAAGGCGAAAATGTTACAGAATACCAGTGAACAATTCAACTACTTTGGTTCTTGTTAGAGCAAAATTTGTGTACAAGAACTATGATGGACTTGGGAAACCCCCTAAGTTCTATGTTTCAATTGGGACATCTATTGCAGCCGCCATAAATCTTGCTGAAGATGATCCATGGAGTGAAGAGTTTTTATGGACAGTCAACATGGATACACTGTCATTCTGCTTAATTGCAATGCCTGAAGGGGCTTCACCTGTAATTTCTTCTCTTGAAATCAGACCACTTCCTCAGGGAGCCTACACAAATGGTATGACAGATTTTCCTAACAAGTTGCTTAAGAAGAGTTATAGAATTGATTGTGGGCACTCAAAGGATTCCATAAG GTATCCTTTGGATCCATTTGATAGAATATGGGATGCTGATAGAAGTTTCACACCCTTTCATGTTGCCATTGGGTTTAAGATTCAACTTAGCTTCAGACAGTCTAGTCTTGTAGAAGAACCACCAGTTGTTGTTCTTCAAACTGGGAGAGTTTTGGCAAGAAGTAATACTCTGACATACAACCTCCCTCTTGATGCATTAGGGGACTACTACATCATCCTCTACTTTGCAGGGATTCTTCCTGTCTTCCCCTCATTTGATGTTCTTATAAATGGAGAACTAGTAAAATCAAACTACAAAATAAATGGCTCTGAAACCAGTGCTTTATACATAACGCGAAAGGGAATTGGGAGCTTGAATATAACATTAAAGAGTATCAGCTTTTATCCTCAGATCAATGCATTTGAGGTTTATAAGATGGTTGATATTCCAAATGATGCCTCATCAACCACAG TTTCAGCACTGCAGGTTATTCAGCAGTCCACTGGATTGGATCTTGGATGGCAGGATGATCCATGTCTGCCTTCCCCATGGGAGAAAATTCACTGTGAAGGAAGCCTTGTTACATCATT GGATCTTTCAGACATAAATTTGAGATCCATTAGTCCTACATTTGGTGACTTGTTAGACCtcaaaatatt GGATTTGCACAACACATCACTTACTGGTGAAATACAGAATTTGGATGGCTTGCAGCATCTTGAGAAACT GAACTTAAGTTTCAATCAGTTAACATCTATTGGTGCAGACCTCCAGAACTTGATTAACCTTCAAATATT GAATCTGGAAAACAACAAACTACAAGGTCCTCTGCCACAGTCTTTGAACAAAGAAACATTGGAGATCAG GACATCTGGTAATTTGTGTCTTACCTTTTCCACAACATCATGTGATGATGATGCATCATCATCCAATCCTCCAATTGAAGCACCACAAGTTACTGTAGTTCCTCAGAAGAAGCACAATGTACATAACAATCTAGCAATCATACTAGCCACGGTTGGAGGAGCCATAATAGCCTTTCTCTTAATGTGTATTTCAGTATTGATATACAAGACCAAACAACACTATGAAGCCTCCCACACATCAA GAGGAGAAATGGATACGAGGAACTGGGGTGCTGCAAAAGTATTTTCCTACAAAGAAATCAAAGTATCTACAAGAAACTTCAAGGAAATCATAGGAAAGGGTAGTTTTGGATCTGTTTATCTTGGTAAACTTCCAGAAGGAAAATCTGTAGCTGTCAAAGTTCGTTTTGACAGATCTCAACTGGGTGCTGATTCATTCATCAATGAG GTTAATCTTTTATCAAAAATCCGGCATCAAAATCTTGTGTCTTTGGAAGGATTTTGTCATGAAAGAAAGCATCAGATATTGGTTTATGAGTACTTGCCTGGGGGATCCCTGGCTGATCATCTCTATG gTTGTCAAAAAATTTCCTTAAGCTGGGTGAGAAGGCTGAAAATTGCTGTTGATGCAGCAAAAG GTTTGGACTATTTGCACAATGGAAGTGAACCAAGAATCATACATCGTGATGTGAAGTGCAGTAACATCCTCTTGGACATGGAAATGAATGGCAAGGTCTGTGACTTAGGTCTCTCTAAGCAAGTAACTCAAGCAGATGCAACTCATGTCACCACTGTTGTTAAGGGCACTGCTGGTTACCTTGATCCAGA GTATTATTCCACTCAACAGTTGACAGAGAAAAGTGATGTATATAGCTTTGGAGTTGTTCTTTTGGAACTCATTTGTGGGAGAGAGCCATTGACTCACTCTGGAAACCCTGATTCATTCAACTTGGTGTTATGG GCCAAACCATACTTGCAGGCTGGTGCATATGAGATAGTGGATGAAGACATAAGAGGAAGTTTTGATCCCTTGAGTATGAAGAAAGCAGCTTTCATTGCTATAGAGTCAGTGCACAGGGATGCATCACAGAGGCCATCTATTGCAGAGGTATTGACAGAGCTAAAGGAAGCCTACGATATTCAGCTCAGATTCCTTGAATCATGTGAAAATGAGAATTGA